A stretch of Aedes aegypti strain LVP_AGWG chromosome 2, AaegL5.0 Primary Assembly, whole genome shotgun sequence DNA encodes these proteins:
- the LOC5574852 gene encoding LOW QUALITY PROTEIN: protein lethal(3)malignant blood neoplasm 1 (The sequence of the model RefSeq protein was modified relative to this genomic sequence to represent the inferred CDS: inserted 1 base in 1 codon), whose amino-acid sequence MKSNLFIHIVVLVSLVRAASKYYDGPIRPYEFGFNIEGHQHRKESKDINGIVMGEFGFITADNVYHVTVYATDENGNFKIVSMKNYKLGPTAPPTTTSAPTTTPSTTTTTSTTPQPFRIITTANPQVTPKSSGYAACSGCKIPETTTVKPSTEPSLPETSTLYVPPFKIVNKNDIESVTTTSKPITTTPNESPKSSPDETPQKLVDNPSASKAPSSKESTKPQSPEDMQSVSKTPSTQSLQPPPSDGGGGSAKPNEASNAKPISSKPTSSSASGGNTSSSGGKLDHINTANMMIQHILNGLLYRFNYTVGYHGHHEQGDRQGNKEGGYFAVGRDGIRRXVTYKANEFGFQPHIKFEKVSPEETPREETEKQAGLKGFDFKWFWGES is encoded by the exons ATTCACATCGTTGTGCTGGTGTCCCTGGTGCGGGCGGCATCCAAATACTACGATGGTCCCATCCGGCCTTACGAATTCGGTTTCAACATCGAAGGTCATCAACATCGGAAAGAGTCGAAAG ACATAAATGGCATCGTTATGGGAGAGTTCGGCTTCATCACAGCTGACAATGTGTACCACGTAACGGTTTATGCCACCGACgaaaatggaaatttcaaaattgtcagCATGAAAAACTACAAACTGGGACCGACAGCTCCCCCAACAACCACCAGTGCACCTACGACTACACCCAGTACAACAACAACCACATCGACCACTCCGCAACCTTTTAGAATTATAACCACTGCCAACCCACAAGTAACTCCAAAGTCTTCGGGTTATGCTGCCTGCTCGGGATgcaaaattccggaaacgacaaCTGTGAAACCCTCAACGGAACCATCACTGCCAGAAACCAGCACCTTGTATGTTCCTCCGTTCAAAATAGTGAACAAGAACGACATCGAAAGCGTTACAACGACCAGCAAACCGATCACTACCACCCCTAACGAAAGCCCCAAATCTTCCCCAGATGAAACACCTCAAAAACTCGTCGATAATCCGTCCGCTTCGAAAGCTCCCAGCTCGAAAGAGTCGACAAAGCCTCAATCCCCCGAAGATATGCAATCGGTCAGCAAAACACCGTCAACTCAATCACTCCAACCACCACCCTCTGACGGAGGTGGAGGCAGTGCTAAACCCAACGAAGCTTCCAATGCAAAGCCAATTTCTTCCAAACCTACCTCCTCATCAGCAAGTGGTGGAAACACGTCCAGCTCTGGAGGCAAACTTGACCACATCAACACCGCCAACATGATGATTCAGCATATCCTCAACGGACTCCTCTACCGGTTCAATTACACCGTCGGTTATCATGGCCACCACGAGCAAGGAGACCGCCAGGGCAACAAGGAAGGAGGATACTTTGCCGTTGGCCGGGATGGCATCCGGC GTGTCACCTACAAAGCGAACGAGTTTGGATTCCAGCCGCACATCAAGTTCGAAAAGGTGAGCCCAGAGGAAACTCCGCGGGAGGAAACGGAGAAGCAGGCCGGACTCAAAGGATTCGACTTTAAGTGGTTCTGGGGCGAATCGTGA